In a genomic window of Deltaproteobacteria bacterium:
- a CDS encoding gluconate 2-dehydrogenase subunit 3 family protein, giving the protein MGARIIRRTFLLRLGRATGAGLLLPGAVACSKKEAPAPPPARPAPPAAAPPAPAPAVVEAPPLPGWATGLAILSGQAHCAEAVLELLLPSDVPPGSPGARETRVLLHLDRVLATPAYASYARLLRDGFDRLDTEAKRDHGRSFAELPLAAREALLGDWQVRPPMPRAYPTGRFFQLVFTFALEGYLGDPKYGGNHQKLAWKWIDFSPGCPTPSGACGPGHSGHGAHGGHGE; this is encoded by the coding sequence GTGGGAGCGAGGATCATCCGGCGGACCTTTCTGCTCCGCCTCGGCCGGGCCACGGGGGCGGGCCTGCTGCTGCCGGGCGCGGTAGCCTGCTCGAAGAAGGAGGCGCCCGCCCCGCCACCGGCCCGGCCCGCTCCGCCCGCCGCGGCTCCGCCGGCGCCGGCGCCGGCGGTCGTCGAGGCGCCCCCCCTGCCCGGGTGGGCGACCGGGCTGGCCATCCTCTCGGGGCAGGCCCACTGCGCCGAGGCGGTGCTCGAGCTGCTCCTGCCCTCGGACGTCCCGCCCGGGAGCCCCGGCGCGCGGGAGACCCGGGTGCTGCTCCACCTCGATCGGGTGCTCGCCACGCCGGCCTACGCCTCCTACGCCCGGCTGCTGCGGGACGGCTTCGATCGCCTGGACACGGAGGCGAAGCGAGATCACGGACGCAGCTTCGCCGAGCTCCCCCTCGCCGCCCGCGAGGCCCTCCTCGGTGACTGGCAGGTGCGCCCGCCGATGCCCCGGGCCTATCCCACCGGGCGCTTCTTCCAGCTGGTCTTCACCTTCGCCCTGGAGGGCTACCTCGGGGACCCGAAGTACGGAGGCAACCACCAGAAGCTGGCCTGGAAGTGGATCGACTTCTCGCCGGGCTGCCCGACGCCGAGCGGCGCCTGCGGGCCCGGCCACTCCGGCCATGGCGCTCACGGGGGTCACGGGGAGTGA
- a CDS encoding TonB-dependent receptor: MIGWGLRRRGVFAPRGGLRLLPSVLGLALALAALPALAQEEETTPDELGDLGELDLGELDMGDEFALLAEEDIVVSATRHAQRISESPSTVTVLTRKDIERSGATNVADLLRRVPGVDIFKVSTAQPIMGIRTNSTIAGDLILVLIDGRNAAMSAFGTVNWTGLPVDVGSIERIEVIRGPGSSIYGANALQGVVNIITRRPGEDAVQAEVDAWGAWGTNVELDLRAHGTLGKHGWWVSGGLSRLSPLDDPQNLLLSSNRLRLSYAYTPAEDRRLGVELGYSLIDTNLYTVVSDVDFLAHWGYLRGSLDWGGFHAQLVLDLPRTRAHFQFPLYLDTGNGEPILLAEMPPMTIVTPGTEFELHQDLTLHEDLRLIAGFSGRLYHHSSKEAVTCPEVPFSAFDIDQCSDLSKWEVAAGPFAQAEWKLLERLTLTAGMRLDWNSLYPDLGLSPRVALVWAATDEHALRASAGRAYRKPTTTESFSHVRLEGGENAPPDIVRRLQHIFGTSLGNEDLIFELSDSAELGWRGAFLEGELDVTLDLFYAVHRNPIWMQVENLVETFAGVPRISDDAVVEFRNGDGETTSVGGELMISWKPDERLELMVAYARDQVLSQPPDAPPFQLEPTHRLIGSLRLRPLEGLHLGVDAFWASAYADEVGDPDSIFAESTRVDMGAWTTLNATASYRLTFAERSVELGVAADNLLDPEGRREAAGSDRATGGSYGGERLRRQVRVFLRGRF, translated from the coding sequence ATGATCGGCTGGGGTTTGAGGAGACGGGGGGTCTTCGCACCGAGGGGAGGGCTTCGCCTGCTCCCCTCCGTGCTCGGCCTCGCCCTCGCCCTCGCCGCCCTCCCGGCCCTCGCGCAGGAAGAGGAGACCACGCCGGACGAGCTCGGGGATCTCGGCGAGCTGGACCTGGGCGAGCTCGACATGGGGGACGAGTTCGCCCTCCTGGCCGAGGAGGACATCGTCGTCTCGGCCACCCGCCACGCCCAGCGGATCAGCGAGAGCCCCTCGACGGTGACCGTCCTCACCCGCAAGGACATCGAGCGCAGCGGCGCCACCAACGTCGCCGACCTCCTTCGGAGGGTGCCGGGCGTCGACATCTTCAAGGTCTCGACCGCCCAGCCCATCATGGGGATCCGCACCAACAGCACCATCGCCGGGGACCTGATCCTCGTCCTCATCGACGGGCGCAACGCCGCGATGAGCGCCTTCGGCACCGTGAACTGGACCGGCCTCCCGGTCGACGTCGGCAGCATCGAGCGGATCGAGGTCATCCGGGGCCCCGGCTCCTCGATCTACGGCGCGAACGCCCTGCAGGGGGTGGTGAACATCATCACCCGCCGCCCGGGGGAGGACGCGGTTCAGGCGGAGGTCGACGCCTGGGGCGCCTGGGGCACCAACGTCGAGCTCGACCTCCGCGCCCACGGCACCCTGGGCAAGCACGGCTGGTGGGTCAGCGGCGGCCTCTCCCGCCTCTCCCCCCTCGATGATCCCCAGAACCTCCTCCTCTCCTCCAACCGGCTGCGCCTGAGCTACGCCTACACCCCCGCAGAGGACCGCCGGCTCGGGGTGGAGCTCGGCTACTCGCTGATCGACACCAACCTCTACACGGTGGTCAGCGACGTCGACTTCCTGGCCCACTGGGGCTACCTGCGCGGCTCCCTGGACTGGGGCGGCTTCCACGCCCAGCTGGTCCTGGATCTGCCCCGGACCCGGGCCCACTTCCAGTTCCCCCTCTACCTGGACACCGGCAATGGAGAGCCGATCCTGCTGGCCGAGATGCCCCCGATGACCATCGTCACGCCGGGCACGGAGTTCGAGCTTCATCAGGATCTGACGCTGCACGAGGATCTCCGCCTGATCGCGGGCTTCAGTGGCCGCCTCTACCACCACAGCTCCAAGGAGGCCGTCACCTGCCCCGAGGTCCCCTTCTCCGCCTTCGACATCGATCAGTGCTCGGACCTCTCCAAGTGGGAGGTGGCCGCGGGCCCCTTCGCCCAGGCCGAGTGGAAGCTCCTCGAGCGCCTGACCCTGACCGCGGGGATGCGCCTGGACTGGAACTCTCTCTACCCCGATCTGGGCCTCTCCCCGCGCGTCGCGCTGGTCTGGGCGGCCACCGACGAGCACGCCCTGCGGGCCTCGGCGGGGCGGGCCTACCGCAAGCCCACCACCACCGAGTCCTTCTCCCATGTCCGGCTGGAGGGCGGCGAGAACGCGCCTCCCGACATCGTCCGGCGCCTCCAGCACATCTTCGGGACCTCGCTGGGCAACGAGGACCTGATCTTCGAGCTCTCCGACTCGGCCGAGCTGGGCTGGCGCGGCGCCTTCCTCGAGGGTGAGCTCGACGTCACCCTCGACCTCTTCTACGCCGTCCACCGCAACCCGATCTGGATGCAGGTGGAGAACCTGGTCGAGACCTTCGCCGGGGTCCCGCGGATCAGCGACGACGCGGTGGTGGAGTTCCGGAACGGTGACGGAGAGACGACCTCGGTCGGCGGCGAGCTGATGATCTCCTGGAAGCCTGACGAGCGCCTCGAGCTGATGGTGGCCTACGCCCGGGATCAGGTCCTCTCCCAGCCCCCCGACGCTCCTCCCTTCCAGCTCGAGCCCACCCATCGCCTGATCGGCTCGCTGCGGCTGCGCCCCCTGGAGGGGCTCCACCTCGGGGTGGACGCCTTCTGGGCCTCGGCCTACGCCGACGAGGTCGGCGACCCCGACTCGATCTTCGCGGAGTCGACCCGGGTCGACATGGGGGCCTGGACGACCCTGAACGCCACCGCCTCCTACCGCCTCACCTTCGCGGAGCGCTCCGTCGAGCTGGGCGTGGCCGCCGACAACCTCCTGGACCCGGAGGGGAGGCGAGAGGCCGCCGGCAGCGACCGCGCGACCGGGGGCAGCTACGGCGGGGAGCGGCTGCGGCGGCAGGTGCGCGTCTTCCTCCGGGGCCGCTTCTAG
- a CDS encoding GMC family oxidoreductase, with product MKTFAGQTVDVVVVGSGAGGGTFAYGAARAGKSVVLLEKGPWYRDEDYVHDEIASVRRDMWVPYPTEDPHVLVKEGGKPQKSPEGWIARCVGGGTVHMSGFFYRHHPEDFRLARRYPDLPGAELADWPITYEALAPFYDEVEKIIGVSGKAGQHPFEPPRAGDYPLEPLADSNLAEVLDRGIARLGLHGFATPRAVLSRPYRGRSPCVYCAFCGSFGCEVGAKSSAASTMVPLALATGRCELRAGSMVFEIVTDASGRATGVRYFDEEGTIVEQKARVVVVGATAVESARLLLASRSKAHPEGIGNAEGQVGRHLHFSALGKAWAELERAALPAQLREDDGMPFLGRSVQDTYFLKQHAGGYDKGGTLNFIGPHRNPIYTAERLSWRGRPGLWGAKLKAALHRYYHEVRELELEVFAEFLPNPKTFVSLDPEVKDRWGLPAARIDVSVHPLSRARVTEVTKIGIEVFRAAGAAAAEIETAGGFTGFLQGGTCRMGSDPKESVVDARCRVHGVPNLLVVDGGALPTSGGVPNTFTIMANALRASTLLGKG from the coding sequence GTGAAGACCTTCGCGGGGCAGACCGTGGACGTGGTGGTGGTCGGCAGCGGCGCCGGAGGTGGCACCTTCGCCTACGGTGCGGCGCGGGCCGGCAAGAGCGTGGTGCTCCTGGAGAAGGGGCCCTGGTACCGGGACGAGGACTACGTCCACGACGAGATCGCCAGCGTGCGGCGGGACATGTGGGTGCCCTATCCGACGGAGGATCCGCACGTCCTGGTGAAGGAGGGCGGCAAGCCCCAGAAGAGCCCCGAGGGGTGGATCGCCCGCTGCGTCGGCGGCGGCACCGTGCACATGAGCGGCTTCTTCTACCGCCACCATCCGGAGGACTTCCGCCTCGCCCGCCGCTACCCGGACCTGCCGGGGGCCGAGCTCGCCGACTGGCCCATCACCTACGAGGCCCTGGCCCCCTTCTACGACGAGGTGGAGAAGATCATCGGCGTCTCGGGCAAAGCCGGGCAGCACCCCTTCGAGCCACCTCGCGCGGGCGACTACCCCCTCGAGCCCCTCGCCGACAGCAACCTGGCCGAGGTCCTCGATCGGGGCATCGCCCGGCTGGGCCTCCACGGCTTCGCCACGCCCCGCGCCGTGCTCTCCCGCCCCTACCGGGGTCGCAGCCCCTGCGTCTACTGCGCCTTCTGCGGCTCCTTCGGCTGCGAGGTCGGGGCGAAGTCGAGCGCCGCCTCGACGATGGTCCCCCTGGCCCTCGCCACCGGCCGCTGCGAGCTGCGCGCCGGGAGCATGGTCTTCGAGATCGTCACCGACGCCTCGGGCAGGGCGACCGGCGTGCGCTACTTCGACGAGGAGGGGACGATCGTCGAGCAGAAGGCGCGGGTGGTCGTCGTCGGCGCCACCGCGGTGGAGAGCGCCCGCCTGCTGCTGGCCAGCAGGAGCAAGGCGCACCCCGAGGGGATCGGCAACGCCGAGGGCCAGGTCGGGAGGCACCTCCACTTCTCGGCCCTCGGCAAGGCCTGGGCCGAGCTCGAGCGAGCGGCGCTGCCGGCGCAGCTGCGCGAGGACGACGGGATGCCCTTCCTCGGACGCTCGGTGCAGGACACCTACTTCCTGAAGCAGCACGCCGGCGGCTACGACAAGGGCGGCACCCTCAACTTCATCGGACCCCACCGCAACCCCATCTACACCGCCGAGCGCCTCTCCTGGCGCGGGCGGCCCGGCCTCTGGGGCGCGAAGCTCAAGGCCGCCCTCCACCGCTACTACCACGAGGTGCGGGAGCTGGAGCTGGAGGTCTTCGCCGAGTTCCTGCCCAACCCGAAGACCTTCGTCAGCCTGGATCCGGAGGTGAAGGACCGCTGGGGTCTGCCCGCGGCGCGGATCGACGTGAGCGTGCACCCCCTCTCCCGGGCCCGGGTCACGGAGGTCACGAAGATCGGGATCGAGGTCTTCCGGGCCGCGGGGGCCGCCGCCGCCGAGATCGAGACCGCGGGGGGCTTCACCGGCTTCCTGCAGGGAGGCACCTGCCGGATGGGGAGCGATCCGAAGGAGAGCGTGGTGGACGCGCGCTGCCGGGTGCATGGCGTGCCCAACCTGCTGGTGGTCGACGGCGGCGCCCTGCCCACCTCCGGCGGGGTCCCCAACACCTTCACGATCATGGCCAACGCCCTGCGGGCCTCGACCCTGCTCGGCAAGGGCTGA
- a CDS encoding TerC family protein: MDLLTDLSFWAALFSVTLIQVALGADNLIIITIIANKLPAERRKRAIHLGLILAAVFRLGLLGGVSLILEYAATPFWEFDTTVAGLHLSGAVSGKALVLFTGGLFLIWKGVHELRMKATRREQEVKQADRFVQVVATIVGLNVLFSVDSILTVVGMTNLYSVMVGSVIISVGLMLAFAGKISDFISRNPDFEILGLFVLLLIGFVLVLEGGHVAHLIVGESSFPYIPQWIVIFILLLMFAVDLYQNWLDKLRDRDPAPIHLHRRKK; the protein is encoded by the coding sequence ATGGATCTCCTGACCGACCTGAGCTTCTGGGCTGCCCTCTTCTCGGTGACCCTCATCCAGGTGGCCCTGGGCGCCGACAACCTGATCATCATCACGATCATCGCGAACAAGCTGCCCGCCGAGCGGAGGAAGCGCGCGATCCACCTCGGCCTCATCCTGGCCGCGGTCTTCCGGCTCGGCCTCCTCGGGGGGGTCAGCCTGATCCTCGAGTACGCCGCCACGCCCTTCTGGGAGTTCGACACCACCGTGGCGGGCCTGCACCTCTCCGGCGCCGTCAGCGGCAAGGCCCTCGTCCTCTTCACGGGCGGCCTCTTCCTCATCTGGAAGGGGGTCCACGAGCTGCGGATGAAGGCCACCCGCCGCGAGCAAGAGGTGAAGCAGGCCGACCGCTTCGTGCAGGTGGTCGCCACCATCGTCGGCCTCAACGTGCTCTTCTCGGTGGACTCGATCCTCACCGTGGTGGGGATGACCAACCTCTACTCGGTGATGGTGGGCTCGGTGATCATCTCGGTCGGGCTGATGCTCGCCTTCGCCGGCAAGATCTCGGACTTCATCAGCCGCAACCCCGACTTCGAGATCCTCGGCCTCTTCGTGCTGCTCCTCATCGGCTTCGTCCTCGTCCTCGAGGGCGGGCACGTGGCCCACCTGATCGTGGGTGAGTCGAGCTTCCCCTACATCCCGCAGTGGATCGTCATCTTCATCCTGCTGCTGATGTTCGCGGTGGACCTCTACCAGAACTGGCTGGACAAGCTCCGCGACCGCGATCCGGCGCCGATCCATCTGCACCGGCGCAAGAAGTAG
- a CDS encoding RtcB family protein has protein sequence MSREPYQTLEGARWPVKAWIRGVPLEDEARRQLMNAASLPFIHRWIAAMPDVHWGMGATVGSVIPTVAAIIPAAVGVDIGCGMMAVQTSLMASDLPNHLEGLRSQIEGAVPHGRSKGGGRGDVGAWQKIPASVGAAWAPLEKRLERILEKHPQLRRSNTVVHLGTLGTGNHFIEVCLDEAQRVWVMLHSGSRGIGNRIGTHFIALARKEMEKKGIGLPDRDLAYLSEGSRLFEDYLEAVEWAQDYALVNRELMMRRVLQALKKTKGVPGFQAEVQVVSCHHNYVAREVHYGKEVYLTRKGAVRAREGDLGIIPGSMGARSYIVRGKGNPESFCSCSHGAGRAMSRGQARRTFTLAMHREATLGVECRKDEGVLDETPGAYKDIDAVMAAQQDLVEVVHTLKQVLCVKG, from the coding sequence TTGAGTCGAGAGCCCTACCAGACCCTGGAGGGCGCCCGGTGGCCGGTGAAGGCCTGGATCCGCGGCGTCCCCCTGGAAGACGAGGCGCGGCGTCAGCTGATGAACGCCGCCTCGCTCCCCTTCATCCACCGCTGGATCGCGGCCATGCCCGACGTCCACTGGGGGATGGGGGCGACGGTGGGTTCCGTCATCCCCACGGTGGCCGCCATCATCCCCGCGGCAGTCGGCGTGGACATCGGCTGCGGGATGATGGCGGTGCAGACCTCGCTGATGGCCAGCGACCTCCCCAACCACCTGGAGGGCCTGCGCTCCCAGATCGAGGGGGCGGTGCCTCACGGCCGCAGCAAGGGGGGCGGCCGGGGCGACGTCGGCGCCTGGCAGAAGATCCCCGCCTCGGTGGGCGCGGCCTGGGCGCCCCTCGAGAAGCGGCTGGAGCGGATCCTGGAGAAGCACCCACAGCTCCGCCGCTCGAACACGGTGGTCCACCTGGGCACCCTCGGCACCGGCAACCACTTCATCGAGGTCTGCCTGGACGAGGCGCAGCGGGTCTGGGTGATGCTCCACTCGGGCTCCCGCGGGATCGGCAACCGCATCGGCACCCACTTCATCGCGCTGGCGCGCAAGGAGATGGAGAAGAAGGGGATCGGGCTGCCGGATCGGGACCTCGCCTACCTGAGCGAGGGCTCGCGGCTCTTCGAGGACTACCTCGAGGCCGTCGAGTGGGCGCAGGACTACGCCCTGGTGAACCGCGAGCTGATGATGCGGCGGGTGCTGCAGGCCCTCAAGAAGACCAAGGGCGTCCCGGGCTTCCAGGCCGAGGTGCAGGTCGTCAGCTGCCACCACAACTACGTCGCCCGGGAGGTCCACTACGGCAAGGAGGTCTACCTCACCCGCAAGGGCGCGGTGCGCGCCCGGGAGGGGGACCTGGGCATCATCCCCGGCTCGATGGGGGCGCGCTCCTACATCGTCCGGGGGAAGGGCAACCCCGAGAGCTTCTGCTCCTGCAGCCACGGCGCCGGCCGGGCCATGAGCCGGGGGCAGGCCCGCCGCACCTTCACCCTGGCCATGCACCGCGAGGCCACGCTGGGGGTGGAGTGCCGCAAGGACGAGGGCGTGCTCGACGAGACCCCCGGGGCCTACAAGGACATCGACGCGGTGATGGCCGCCCAGCAGGATCTGGTGGAGGTGGTGCACACCCTCAAGCAGGTGCTCTGCGTGAAGGGCTGA